CTCCTTTTCGACTCGGAGAAGGCGCTCTTCAAGGAGGCCGCGCGACTAGATCGAGAGCGGCAGGCGAAACTGCGACACAATCTAACCCCCATGGTTCTCTCCTATGAGGTTCTCAACGAACCGGATGGCGATTGAGTGCTGCAGAGACATGTGTTTGGgtgtgggcgcgtgtgcgtctgtgttcATGCCTACGCGAAACCGTTGGCTCAAGGGAGCCGCTCTGCACTGGGCGTTACCGCGCACGCCCTCGCTGCGCGCAATGTTTATGCCCGTTTCGCCGTTTGCGTGTTCTCTGCACTTCTTTTTTATATGGCGTTATGGCTTCTTGAAAGCGACGTGCACTGTTGCGTTTTCGACTTCCCTTCCGTGACTGGGAAGGGGAGAAAAGGGCAACGTCTACTaccgcccctcctctctccccttgcGCTCCGCATTTTGGTCGACCATTGAAACGGCGGTGAAGTAGAAGGCACAAAAATGAAAAGCCCCCGAGCAATCAAGAGCGACTTGCATGAGCTCTCCCACGGCAAAGTGGTgtatgcatgcgtgcatgctTGTAGGTATATCGGTGCGCACCACAAGGGCACACATGCCACATAGATGCGCACGTCGAATGGGGCGTTGTGACAGCGGCCGAACAGCGCCTTGTCGCTCGACAATGTAGCCTTGAGCCCCTTTGTGATGCCGATCACCACGCCTAATTCCCTCCCTCCGGCTTCAGAGATTTGGCTGCCACAATGGGTACGTGCAGGGCCGCAGCATCAGTGGGTGTCCCTTTTCAGCAgcttcctcttccccttccgtATTGCCGTCACGCTCCCCGCGCACACATGTGGCGATAtgtgccctccccctcactctccatctctctctctctccctctacaTTGTGTTCGAGTTCTTTGCCCATACACGAAGAAGAACGGTGAGGAATAGAAGCAGCTAACGAGCTGCCAACGCCATCCCCCTCCtttgtgtctgcgtgtgtgtgtgtcgctccGCGTCCTTTTACGTACAGCCCTCTTCGCAcaatttttttttgttgttcctttcgctgttgttgttgcacGTCGCTTCCTACGGCCTCTCGCGCCTACTCGGCCTCTTTTACACTTCCCGCCGCGTTTTGGTGTCCCTGTTCTCGATCACTTACGCTCGCTGCCTTCTAGGCTCCGTTACTTGGCGCCTACACTGCTGATCACGTCCTCCAGTTCCCCAGTGACTACCCCATCCCCACTCTTCACCGGCATACCTACTCCAGCCAAAGTGGTCGACTTCAGGGAACATCTACATCCGCCATGACGCTGCGCACCCGCTTCGAGAGCTCCGATGATATCGGCGTCTTCTCCCGCCTCACCAACGCGTACTGCCTGGTGGCCGCTGGCGCGTCGCAAAACTTCTACTCAGTGTTCGAACAGGAGTTGGCAAACCACATATGCGTCGTGTACACGTCCATCGGTGATGCACGCGTGATTGGCCGCCTTACCATCGGCAACCGCCACGGCCTCATCGTTCCGTCCATCACGACGGAtcaggagctgcagcacctccgcaacTCGCTACCCGACTCCGTGAAAGTGCAGCGTGTCGAAGAGCGTCTCTCTGCACTAGGCAACTGTGTGGTGTGCAACGACCACGTAGCGCTCATCCACACAGACCTGAGCCGTGAGACAGAGGAGGTGATTCGCGATACCCTGCAGGTTCAGACGTTCCGCACCTCCATCGCGGAGAACGCCCTAGTGGGTAGTTACGCCGTAGCGACGAATAAGGGTTGCATGGTGCACCCCAAGACCCCTGCACAGGACATGGACGAGATATCGTccctgctgcaggtgccggTCGTGGCGGGCACGATCAACCGCGGCAATGCTGCCATCGGCTCTGGTCTTGTAGTGAACGACTGGGCCGCCTTTTGTGGTCTCAACACGACGGCGACAGAAATCACCGTCGTGGAGCGCATtttccagctgcgccgtgagaccgccggtggcgacgaAGGCAACTTGCTGCAGAATGTCCGCGAGACCCTGGTGGACGAGCTGGCGTAGCTGAAAAGAGAACACACAAACAGGAAAGGGCGGTGAGCTGCGCAAAACGAGAGGATCACATGTCACGAGTGCGCCGGAGCCTTCGCGCATCCGTGCCGAGGCTCGGCAGATGCTGCTCGCTGTCGAAGTCGATCACACCGTGTCCCCTGCCCACGAATGTCACTGtctgggggggggcggcggacGGTTGGTCTTCTTCCGCTCCCACACAATTCctcgtttcgtttttttttccggcTGCTCTTGTCTTGTGGTGGCGTCTATGCGTGCATCTGTGTCTCGCACGTTGCCGTTCTGTTTTCACTTTAGTATTATTATTctggtgttgttgtttgtttttccGCATTTctatttttttgtttgttgttgttgttgttcggctcgtggcgtcgccgcagtGGTTTAGCGCttgtgcgtttttttttgtatgtgcgtgtgtgtgtgtgtgttccttTGTTTGTGGGTGTCCGTCGTCTCATTGTTCTCCTTTTGTGGCGGTCCGTCACAGcggtctctctccccgcgtGATCTCTGCGGGTTTTCAACGCTCCAGCAAAACCGCAACAACAATACAAAAGGGAATCGCCGCCCTcagatgccgctgcgcgtgcgtgggtgtttTGCGCGGTTGTGGTGGGTAATCGTTTgaggtgcgggtgcgcgtgtggtACGTTTTTGGTGCTCGCACGTGGTGACCACCGCGTCGCTTTTGTTTTGTAAACGTCTCTTGCCGGTGGACGGCGCGCTTTCCAGCGCGGTAGCCATCAGCGCCGACCTTTCCGATTTGTGTGGCGGATGCTGGGACTTGTGAGGAGGATCTAATTACCACTTGCCGTTGCATCGGCAAACCCCTCTTTCCTTGCTTGCCCCATCGCGAAAATAGCTTTCACTTCGCACCGGCGAGAGTGCTGGCagctcctcccctccctccctccctcttggAAGTCACCATGCCGAATGCAGCGCTCGTATACGACTCTGACACGTGCACAAACCCACTGACGCTTCGTTTTTcaccgtttttttttcctctctcctttcgAGCTCCACTAAGTAAACGTAAACATCTGGCTAACGCACACAAcgacacctcctcctgccccTAGAAAACCAACGAGGGACGAGAATGTGCGTACGTATGCATACAATTTCGCGATGCTTATCTCTTTGTTGTGTATCTTGACTTGTTCcctctgtgtctctctcacCGCGTTTTGTGCGCCGGCTGTGTCGCACGGACACGCCTAggcctccccctctttttttcctcGCGAAACCGTTGTCTCTTCGcctgcgcatgcgcgtgcgtgtgcgtgttgatACGTATGGGTGGAAAGGGGGCGCAGGGCTCTTTTATTGTCTCATGTGATTTCCTTCGACACACTTCGCATGCGTCGATGAGGACACTTCACACCCCCGCACCCTTGTGTTACACATGTCGATGTGTGTGAACGACGAGAACGACGTGTAAAAGGGGTGGGGCGACGGTCGCGGATGCAGACCGtgccgaggcagcggcgcactcAGCTGGAACGCACGCACCTGCGGGTAAAACAAGGAGGCGCATGAAGTCGCAATGCCGTAAGCAACAAATACATTGTAGGTGATAGTTCCGCTAACCCGTGTCAAGCTGAAGGTCTGTGTCCAGTCTCGGTGCCATACCCGCGCATCGACGCGCTAGTTAGCTCGGCAAAGCCGCATGCCTGTTAGCCGGTGTTGGTGTGTGCATTTCTTATCTGTGTAATCGCTGTGGCACGCACATATGAATGCAGGCAAGAAAGATCGTGACATGTGCAGCGTCGCGTTGCCGCCCTACTCCTACCGTACTCAAGCCTGCGTGCCCGTGTATGTCTGCTCACCTCTCTCGTGCAGCAACAGCTtcccccaccacctcaccccttctttccttctcccccATTCCTCCCTTttgttctctctcgcgcgcacCTTCCACACATCACATCCCAATCTCCTGCGATGCAATGTGCAGTTAgaacccccctcccccttccccccccccaaaaaaaaggTAACACAAACGCCCCacgggcagcagctccctgcacgcgcgcttTCTGTCAGTCACAcaagtgcgcgtgtgaggCCTCTTCTAGTACGCGTTCCTTGACTAAAGCCGGTGCGCTCAACTCTATTCAACACCCTCTCCTTCACTTCCGTTGTCGTAATCCGTTTCTGATAGAGCATTTCGTCCTCGGCGCGGTCCCTGGCGGCAACAAGGACGCTGCAATTCGTGAGAGCAGAACAAGAATCACCGGAGCGCCATACAATACGTTCTCGAGCAACGGACCGCGTCATTGGTTGGAGCCAGATACCGTTCGTGAGAAGGCGCATACGCAcatctccttctcctctaCACCTATTTATACACACCGGGCCGCTCTCACGGCGGTGTGTATacgtcaccgctgctgttttACTATACTAAGTCCCCACGAGTGGTTTGTACGAGCGTCTCgttgctcttttttttccttgttAAATTTTGTAGTTTGTGTTTGCTTGTCGTTGTTTTGCTGATTGCTTCttacctcctcctcctctactGTCTGCCTCTTGGCGTTGCTCCTTTTCCCTTAtctctgttttcttttcgttttttttttcgtatgGGTGTTTGTGTTCTCTGCGGTCTTTCGGGCCCTCTGTCGTGTCCACTCAACCGTCTTCGCCGCTCCCTCAGGAGCCCACCTCTTCCCCAAGCGCACACTCGAATCTGATCGACCCCCGCGTGCTCCGTGGCGACTCCATCGTTTCTTTTTAGTATTAGTCGCATTattgtatatatatatatattcgCGTGATTCTCATCCCCAAACCCTTCGAATCGGCTGTGCGTCTGTCTTCTTCGATCGGTGTCGCACACGCTTTCAGGCTGTCCTTCACCCTTTATACTGCACCTCTCATTTCTGCTTTATGGTGCTGTGCGcctgtctgtgcgtgtgtgtgttcgtgtgcgtgcctgtctaatttttttttccgtttcctcgtctttgtgtgtttcCCTTTTTATCTTTTGAGTGTTTTGTTGCACTTAACGCATTCTCttccccgcctctctctgtctttgcTCTTCTTATCATTTGTTCTCATTGAATATCTGCCACGAAGCCGTCCTtgtgcacgccgcgcgcCCCGCTTCTCTGGTCGTGTGGTGTACAgccacacacccacgcgccCCTACAACGCGCTCGCAATACATGATTCTTTtccaaaacaaaaaaacgccACTGCTGCTTGGTGCTCTCTTTCTTGTTTCGGTTGCATGGTATGTGCGGACGGCGCCTCTTTCATTTTCCCCTCTCTTCGTTGTTTCCtttgctctcctcctcttgctccCCGCACTTGGTCTCTTGACATATTGTTATTGTTattgtttgtgtgtgtctgtgtgtcaTTGCTGTTTCCGTTGTCCTCGTTGcttctccccccctcctcttaTCTCTTCGGTTTCGTTTTTCTTACATTTCCTTCGACTTGCTTCCATCGTGGATTAGGTGGTGCTGTTGTCTTTGATTTCCTTTCTGTTTCTGATAGTGGTGTGCGCGTAGGCAGGATTGGAACCTTTCGCTTCCGCTCTCGCGTGCGCTGGTATAGTCCATTGCTCTGGAAGCCGCGTGCTGGCGATTCCAGTCACTCCTCGACTCTCCTTCCTGAGATACGAAATCGAAAAGGGTGGCGTAGGATGGCGGACGGCTACCACAACAACCCCGTTGTCCCCAAAGTGGGTCAGCGCTTCGGTCCCTATCAGGTCGGCGACACCATCGGCCGTGGCACCTTCGCCAAGGTGAAGATTGGCTACCACGAAACGACAAAGGTCCGCGTAGCGCTCAAGATTATATCACGCAAGCTGAtggacggcgacgcgcgctCGGCGCTGAAGATCAAGCGCGAGATCAAGATCATGcgggtgctgcgccacccgCACATCACTCGGCTCTACGATGTTGTCAAGACGAAACACGACATTGTGCTGGTCATGGAGTACGTGTCTGGCGGTGAGCTGTTTGACTACGTTACTCTCAAGGGTCGACTGGAGGAGCCGACTGCGCGCGCCCTATTTCAGCAGCTtaccgccgctgtcgcctaCTGCCATCGCTACCGGGTCACACATCGCGACATCAAGCCAGAGAACATCATGATGGAGCGCGGCTGCCACAGCGTGAAGCTGAGCGACTTCGGGCTATCCTCCATCACTCATGACGGGCGCTTCTTCGAGACGAGCTGTGGCACACCCAACTACGCGTCCCCGGAGGTGGTAAGTGGGCGGCTCTACGGCGGCCCGGAGGCGGATGTGTGGAGCTGTGGCGTCGTGCTCTATGCCATGCTCTGCGGCACTCTGCCCTTCGACGACAGCAACATTGCTCTCCTTTTCAAGAAGATCCAGACGGCAGACTACGCCATCCCTAGCCACGTCTCCGCGCAGGCACAAGacctgctgcatcgcgtGCTGGTCGTGAACCCCCTGGAGCGGGCCACCATGGAGCAGGTGATGCAGCACCCGTGGCTGCGGCCCGACTTTCCCCGGTACCTGCTCTCGTTGCACTACGCCGCTATCGTGGAGACGACGCGCTTCGCGAGCACCTACTATCTCACGGAGGACATGTTGgatgaggaggtggtgcgcgtcgtcgcctcCCGCTTCCGTGTCTCCCCGCAGGAGGTGGCGTCGATCATTatgtcggaggaggagcgcatcCCGTCGATGAGGGCCGTCATTAGCGATGAGGACAACCCGAACTCCATGGCGCGTCGCTACCCCGCCGCGAACTACTTTGAGATGTACTCGAACGTGCTAGACTCAAAGCTGTGGCCCACGCCGGTAGAGATCGCCGCGGCCGAGGTGGCTCTTCGCGACCAGACGCATGACATCTACGTTTCCTATGTCATTCTAACGCAGAAGAAGCAGAACAAGCTGACTCCGCAAGAGCACGCCGCAAACCCGTCGTTTGGAGAGAGTGCCAACTCCCTCCTTCAGTCGCAGGCCCACCAGGGCTATGGCTCCCTCAACGCAAactcgctgcagcagctcacggGCAACAGCAGTTTCACCGGCCTCAGCTTCAAGGAGACGAGCTCGAGATCGCACGCGCAGGCCAGCTCGTCGCCCGCATCGAAGAAGTCGAACCACCATAGCGGTAAGACGCTTCAGCATCTAtcgccgccgttgcagcACATCATGAGCTCGACCGTGCCGGTGGCCCCTCCTGGCGACCCGTGGCAGTCGGGGTACAACGTCGTCACGGCGCCGTTTCTCCCACTCCACGCGAAAggcgccaccagcaccgtaCTGGGACAGATCCTACGCGTGCAGGAGCTcccggtgcagctgctcatgTCTCGCAGAATCACGGTGAAGCCCGTCAAGAGAGAGGCATCAAGCACGATGTTTTTGTCGCCGGGGCTTCAGAAATCAACACCCAGTTTTGACTGCATCAGCGacaccggcgctgcaccgACCTCGATGTCAACGGCTCTGCAAGGCaatctgctgcagccgcagcgatcCCCAACGACGAGGACGTGCTCGGCGGCACCAACTCTGCTACATCTGCATTCGAAGGTTGAGGTGGGTCTTAGCAGCTCCTGCTCGCCGATCCCGACCGGCAGGCCAATGAGGAgcaacggcgccgacgtGCGGCACAACCTGGCCACCGCGGGCGGCGAGACAGCGCTGGACACGTTGTATCATGCAGAGACAGTGACACGCTTCGGCAACGACTTTATCCGCAATGGCGTAGCGTTTGTGAACTCCACCAGTCACGAGACACTGCAGGAGGTGTACGAGGCcatgaaggaggaggggctgctCTGGAAGGTCATCTACGACTACTACTTCTCCGTCGTGCGCTACCCGAACATCAAGCTGCAGGTGAAGGTGTACAAGACCAAGTCGGATGAGCAATTGGTGGACGTCAAGGTGTCCGCGCAAAGCGGGATGGCCGCGTACGACGTGGCGCTGTCGTTGTtagagcggctgcgcacccGTGCCGTTAACAAGCGCAACACGCAGATTCGTGAACGAAATGCAAGCGCCCTCAAGACCCTCACGCCGGACACCACTTGAGCGTCCCCGCTTAttccctttctctccgcacgagcagcagcgcagtgTAGACCCGCTCTGCTGCCAAAATGAAAGCAAAACGCGAAAGAAAACGAGGAGGTCTACCCGATTGCCCTTACGCGAAGGCCGGTCATCTGTTGCGCGGCTATTGTCTTGTGCTCTGATACCACAGTCGCCAAAACACCTCTGTCGGCGACTTCTCACTGCTTGATGCGCGtcttttctttcctttcttctctcGTTGCCAAAGCGATGTAGGGAgcggaagaagagagagagagagagagcagctcATTCTTgcaccttcttcttctctcgACTACGGCTTGCCGTTtagtgtgtatgtgcgtgtgtgcatcgcCTGAGCCCGTGGccaggggagggggaactCGACTTCCTCCTTTCTGTTATGTTTGCGGTGACAGCGTAATCATCCCTTTCGCGCCATGTGACGGGTTGGGTTCAGTTAAACTCATGCTCTATGGCAGAAATGGGAGCATCTCGAGAGCGACAAACAAAtgaaaacaaaacacacaaaaTGGATCCAACCCCTCCCTCATCCCCCTCTGACAGGATTTTCCTGCATATAGTGCGCGCCTACGTGCTTATTGCGTGCAATTTCCTTCTAGTTTCTCTCCGTGCATCTGTTGATCTTCTCTGCAACCCGCTCTTTCATCCTCTTCGTGCTGTTGTTGTACATTGGTGAGAcaccttgtgtgtgtgtgtgtgtgtgtgtatgcgtgcggctcttttttttttgaatTTCCGTGGTACAGGTTCTGTTTTTTTGTCGCGGAAGAGAATGTGTGCGCTCCTAGTGCGAGCAACGCCGCCGTTTCGAAGCAGAGCGCGCGGAGAGAGCGAGCCACCACACGCACCTGCTCGGTGTAGCGAGTACTGTGCGTGAAAGGGTGGGACAGGCTACGCTGAGTGCCCTGAGGACTCAGGTGACCCATCAAAAAAGAAGAAATGAAGTCAACTGGTTACTGAGAATCAAACAAAAGCCCCCaacctcctcttcctccacccccccccccctcacacgAAAAAAATTGTGGCATAGTGTAGGCAATATGCAGCATTCATAGTACTtgtaggtgtgtgcgtgtgtacaaGTATTTGGGGGACGGTGGAGGGcgcatctgctgcaccacacaTCACCAGCAGCTCTACAACACGTACCCATGAAGCGTTGCGGATTGAAGTGCGGTGTGGCGCCGCAATCTCGATGCCATCTTACCCGCTTCAGCGCATGTATAGATGGCACTGTCACACCCGTCTCATCCAAATGTTGTTTGCTGCTGTTCTCTGTACGCCCTCACCGCTTTTGCTGCatctgtctctgtctctcttgaCTCCTGCTCTTTGATTTACGCATTCGCCCATGGTGGCGCGCACAGGCGTGCAGGGCGCCTCAAACCCTTTGCCGACGAGCGAGGTGGAGGAAAGGCGGGCGCTAGAAACCAGGACGAAGAGAGGGGCGTCGATTGCGCACTCACTGAACATACCAGGTCGCTTACCTCGCTTACTCGGTTCATCTACACCGCTTCCTCGGTTCCGCTCCGGTCTTTTTCTCGGCGCCCCTGCTCTCTTTCCAGCGACTGCGTCTCGCAAAGAGAGACGCAATCTTATTTTGTTGCGCAGGCCCTTGCTCCTATTACCCGCAGTGCTGGAAGGGGgttctctttctcgctccCTGCCAAACGAAAGTAGTCGCGGGCGCACAAGcctacatgcacacatacacgcggACACGTTCACCACGTCATCAATCACGTCTCCTGTCACCCACACATGCAAGAGGCCGGCGTTAACAGCCACACAGATtcccccctctttcctccccattcacacacacacacacatacacacacaaacatcCACAGGGAGCCTATGCAAGACTcctttttcctctctcgcttttTGGCGTGCGCACCGGTCTTGTTACTGGCGTTGAATTCGCGTTGTTTTTTCTCGTGCGCCCCCTTCACCTTTCCCTCACTCGAGCACCTTTCCCGCACCAGCGAGGTGCTTGAGGCTTCGCACCCCGGTGCAGCTCACCGACTGCTTCGCGGGACGCGAAACACAGACAGCGGGCGTGCTTACGggcagcaacggcgcagTATCGCTCTTTCatggtgcgtgtgtcgcaGGCGAGAATGGCAAAGAGCAGCGGTCAAACAGCGATCATGTCGTCGACAtcactccccctcccccgcggcTGCCGGGGCTCGGAACGGCCGAAGCAAGGGCCGCTTTCAGTGGCGGTTGCTGGCATATGGGTGAGCCTGGTTAGCGCCACCAGCCGTCGTGGCTCGCGTGCCCAGCTATCTTTACAACGCTGAGTGCCTCTCCGACATCCTGGATTTTACGCCTCATCCACGTACTCAGGAAGGCATCCTTCGCGAACCTTCAGGGCATCCTTCTTCTGTACATGATGGAGAACGCTCCCGGCTGGTTTGCCCATCCTCAATGCCCCTGCAGAGCAGCCTGCTTGCATTTCGTGCTCCCTCTACCGCGCCGGCattccgctgctgctgctgcgccactgctACGAGAAGATTCGCAACCTCCCGTTGCCGTACCTGCTTATCGCCATTCCGCTGGGGCATCAGCCATTTGGCGTGCCGCTGTACCCCGTTTCTCTGTTGCGTCGACGCAAGAATATGGCGACAGCGGGCGACGCGGCGAATTAAGCATGTGAAGACAACGTGTTGCTGACGACAGAGCTGTGGTGCATGTCGAACCTCACTGTGTCATCCATGGCCGGCGAGCGCACCGCCGGGGTGACGGAGCGCGAACTTGCGGCGGGacatgccgctgctccactTCCGGTTTCTCTCTCGCAGGGCGCtagggtgggtgggtgggcaggCACTACGTGAAGCGAGAGGTGTTGCACCGGCGCCGGACTGGTGCTGGAGGGCCGCTCACAGCCGCATTCGGtgacagcggtgccgcgtGCGAAGCTCACGAGGTGCAAAGTGGCGCCAACTGAGATGGCCGATCTAGT
The window above is part of the Leishmania major strain Friedlin complete genome, chromosome 36 genome. Proteins encoded here:
- a CDS encoding putative eukaryotic translation initiation factor 6 (eIF-6); amino-acid sequence: MTLRTRFESSDDIGVFSRLTNAYCLVAAGASQNFYSVFEQELANHICVVYTSIGDARVIGRLTIGNRHGLIVPSITTDQELQHLRNSLPDSVKVQRVEERLSALGNCVVCNDHVALIHTDLSRETEEVIRDTLQVQTFRTSIAENALVGSYAVATNKGCMVHPKTPAQDMDEISSLLQVPVVAGTINRGNAAIGSGLVVNDWAAFCGLNTTATEITVVERIFQLRRETAGGDEGNLLQNVRETLVDELA
- a CDS encoding putative protein kinase; translation: MADGYHNNPVVPKVGQRFGPYQVGDTIGRGTFAKVKIGYHETTKVRVALKIISRKLMDGDARSALKIKREIKIMRVLRHPHITRLYDVVKTKHDIVLVMEYVSGGELFDYVTLKGRLEEPTARALFQQLTAAVAYCHRYRVTHRDIKPENIMMERGCHSVKLSDFGLSSITHDGRFFETSCGTPNYASPEVVSGRLYGGPEADVWSCGVVLYAMLCGTLPFDDSNIALLFKKIQTADYAIPSHVSAQAQDLLHRVLVVNPLERATMEQVMQHPWLRPDFPRYLLSLHYAAIVETTRFASTYYLTEDMLDEEVVRVVASRFRVSPQEVASIIMSEEERIPSMRAVISDEDNPNSMARRYPAANYFEMYSNVLDSKLWPTPVEIAAAEVALRDQTHDIYVSYVILTQKKQNKLTPQEHAANPSFGESANSLLQSQAHQGYGSLNANSLQQLTGNSSFTGLSFKETSSRSHAQASSSPASKKSNHHSGKTLQHLSPPLQHIMSSTVPVAPPGDPWQSGYNVVTAPFLPLHAKGATSTVLGQILRVQELPVQLLMSRRITVKPVKREASSTMFLSPGLQKSTPSFDCISDTGAAPTSMSTALQGNLLQPQRSPTTRTCSAAPTLLHLHSKVEVGLSSSCSPIPTGRPMRSNGADVRHNLATAGGETALDTLYHAETVTRFGNDFIRNGVAFVNSTSHETLQEVYEAMKEEGLLWKVIYDYYFSVVRYPNIKLQVKVYKTKSDEQLVDVKVSAQSGMAAYDVALSLLERLRTRAVNKRNTQIRERNASALKTLTPDTT